From the Ancylothrix sp. D3o genome, one window contains:
- a CDS encoding ribulose bisphosphate carboxylase small subunit gives MKTLPKERRYETLSYLPPLTDAQIAKQIQYVLDNGYFPAVEFNENSEPTVYYWTMWKLPLFSARSTNEVLNEVQQCRSEYPNCYIRVVAFDNVKQCQVLSFIVHKPNTRGY, from the coding sequence ATGAAGACCCTACCCAAAGAGCGCCGTTACGAAACTCTTTCCTATTTGCCCCCGCTTACTGATGCTCAAATTGCCAAACAAATCCAGTATGTTTTGGATAATGGCTATTTCCCCGCCGTTGAGTTCAACGAAAATTCTGAACCGACTGTTTACTACTGGACAATGTGGAAGTTGCCTTTGTTTAGCGCCCGCAGCACCAACGAAGTTTTGAACGAAGTTCAACAGTGCCGCAGTGAATACCCCAACTGCTATATCCGCGTTGTTGCTTTTGACAACGTGAAGCAGTGCCAAGTTTTGAGCTTTATCGTTCACAAACCCAATACTCGCGGTTATTAA
- a CDS encoding chaperonin family protein RbcX: MDIKQIAKDSAKVLMSYLTYQAMRTVLAQLDETNPPLAYWLQRFSSQAKIQDGEAYLKELFQEKPDLAIRLLTVREHLAQEVMDSLPEMVRTGIQEGNMQHRRHHLERMTQLNLPETASHPEQEASQPNLDNLST, translated from the coding sequence ATGGATATAAAACAAATCGCCAAAGATAGCGCTAAGGTGCTGATGAGTTACCTGACTTATCAAGCGATGCGGACTGTATTAGCTCAACTTGATGAAACGAATCCTCCCTTGGCTTATTGGCTGCAAAGGTTTTCCTCGCAAGCCAAAATTCAAGATGGTGAAGCCTACTTGAAAGAGTTATTTCAGGAAAAGCCAGATTTGGCAATTCGCTTATTGACTGTGAGAGAACATCTCGCACAGGAAGTGATGGACTCCTTACCGGAGATGGTTCGCACCGGCATTCAGGAAGGAAATATGCAGCACCGCCGGCATCATCTGGAACGCATGACGCAGTTAAATTTACCTGAGACGGCATCACACCCCGAACAGGAAGCAAGTCAACCTAATTTGGATAATTTATCCACTTAG
- a CDS encoding form I ribulose bisphosphate carboxylase large subunit codes for MTYASTQTQTKTGYKAGVKDYRLTYYTPDYTPKDTDILAAFRVTPQPGVPPEEAGAAVAAESSTGTWTTVWTDLLTDLDRYKGRCYDIEPVPNEDNQYICYIAYPLDLFEEGSVTNMLTSIVGNVFGFKALRALRLEDLRIPVAYLKTFQGPPHGIQVERDKLNKYGRPLLGCTIKPKLGLSAKNYGRAVYECLRGGLDFTKDDENINSQPFQRWRDRFLFVADAIKKSQAETGEIKGHYLNVTAPTCEEMMKRAEFAKELEMPIIMHDYLTAGFTANTTLSRWCRDNGVLLHIHRAMHAVIDRQKNHGIHFRVLAKTLRMSGGDHIHTGTVVGKLEGERGITMGFVDLLRENYVEQDKSRGIYFTQDWASMPGVMAVASGGIHVWHMPALVEIFGDDSVLQFGGGTLGHPWGNAPGATANRVALEACIQARNEGRNLAREGNDVIREACKWSPELAAACELWKEIKFEFEAMDTV; via the coding sequence ATGACTTACGCTTCAACGCAGACGCAGACAAAAACTGGCTACAAAGCCGGTGTAAAAGACTACCGACTGACATATTACACACCAGATTACACACCCAAAGATACTGATATTCTGGCAGCTTTCCGCGTCACCCCTCAGCCTGGAGTTCCCCCCGAAGAAGCCGGCGCTGCTGTGGCCGCTGAATCTTCCACCGGCACCTGGACAACCGTGTGGACAGACTTGCTGACCGACTTGGATCGATACAAAGGTCGTTGCTACGACATCGAACCCGTCCCCAACGAAGATAACCAGTATATTTGCTACATCGCCTATCCTTTGGATCTGTTTGAAGAAGGCTCCGTTACCAATATGTTAACCTCCATCGTAGGTAACGTATTCGGTTTCAAAGCCCTGCGCGCCCTCCGGTTGGAAGATTTACGGATTCCCGTTGCTTACCTGAAAACATTCCAAGGCCCGCCGCATGGTATCCAAGTAGAACGCGATAAATTAAACAAATACGGTCGTCCCTTGCTGGGTTGCACCATCAAACCGAAACTCGGTTTGTCTGCTAAAAACTATGGACGCGCTGTGTATGAATGCTTGCGCGGTGGTTTGGACTTCACCAAAGACGACGAAAACATTAACTCTCAGCCTTTCCAACGCTGGCGCGACCGTTTCTTGTTCGTAGCAGATGCGATCAAGAAATCTCAAGCTGAAACCGGCGAAATCAAAGGTCACTACCTCAACGTAACCGCTCCTACCTGCGAAGAAATGATGAAACGCGCCGAGTTCGCCAAAGAACTCGAAATGCCGATCATCATGCACGACTACCTGACTGCCGGTTTCACCGCCAACACAACCTTGTCTCGCTGGTGCCGCGATAACGGTGTGTTGCTCCACATCCACCGCGCTATGCACGCCGTGATCGACCGTCAGAAAAATCACGGTATCCACTTCCGCGTATTAGCCAAAACCCTGCGGATGTCTGGTGGCGACCACATCCACACCGGTACCGTTGTGGGTAAACTCGAAGGCGAACGCGGCATTACTATGGGCTTCGTAGACTTGCTCCGTGAAAACTATGTCGAACAAGACAAGTCTCGCGGTATCTACTTCACCCAAGACTGGGCTTCTATGCCTGGTGTTATGGCCGTTGCTTCCGGTGGTATCCACGTTTGGCATATGCCGGCATTGGTGGAAATCTTCGGTGATGACTCCGTGCTGCAATTCGGTGGCGGTACCTTGGGCCACCCCTGGGGTAATGCTCCTGGTGCAACTGCAAACCGCGTTGCTTTGGAAGCTTGTATCCAAGCTCGTAACGAAGGCCGCAACTTGGCCCGTGAAGGCAACGACGTTATCCGCGAAGCTTGCAAGTGGTCTCCTGAATTGGCCGCAGCTTGCGAACTCTGGAAAGAAATCAAGTTTGAATTCGAGGCAATGGATACCGTCTGA